In Litorilinea aerophila, one genomic interval encodes:
- a CDS encoding ABC transporter ATP-binding protein: protein MANDVPLLSVRDLKTYYFLDEGTVRAVDGVSFDIYPGQVVGVVGESGCGKSVTGRSILRIVGPPGRIVDGQILFRPQKTSLPLPERATDDGFVDLAALDPRGKAMRSLRGAEIALIPQEPMAAFSPVHTIGFQLVEAIRLHQPVDEATARQMAIQRLREVGVPSPEQRMDAYSWELSGGLRQRAVIAMALACNPSLLIADEPTTAIDVTTQAQVIHLLRALQREHNMAILFITHDLGIIAQIASYVVVMYLGQVVERGPVEAVFRQPQHPYTQALLRSIPSIFAPSRTLLPTIEGSIPHPFNRPPGCPFHPRCPAFMPGTCDRHTPTLQPVNERQWASCFLYHPPVMEPEHQGQAL, encoded by the coding sequence ATGGCAAACGACGTGCCACTGCTATCCGTCCGCGATCTGAAAACCTACTACTTCCTGGACGAGGGAACCGTCCGGGCCGTGGATGGCGTGAGCTTTGACATCTATCCCGGCCAGGTGGTCGGCGTGGTGGGTGAAAGTGGCTGTGGCAAGAGCGTCACCGGCCGGTCGATCCTGCGCATTGTCGGCCCACCGGGGCGCATCGTGGACGGGCAGATCCTGTTCCGTCCCCAAAAGACATCGCTCCCCCTGCCAGAGCGAGCCACCGACGATGGGTTCGTGGACCTGGCTGCCCTGGACCCCCGGGGCAAGGCCATGCGTTCCCTGCGGGGTGCGGAGATCGCCCTGATTCCCCAGGAGCCCATGGCCGCCTTCAGCCCCGTGCACACCATTGGCTTTCAGCTGGTGGAGGCCATCCGCCTGCACCAGCCGGTGGACGAGGCCACCGCACGCCAGATGGCCATCCAACGGCTGCGGGAGGTGGGGGTTCCCAGCCCGGAGCAGCGGATGGACGCCTACTCGTGGGAGCTCAGCGGCGGGCTGCGCCAGCGGGCCGTGATCGCCATGGCCCTGGCCTGCAACCCGTCCCTGCTCATCGCCGACGAGCCCACCACCGCCATCGACGTCACCACCCAGGCCCAGGTCATCCACCTGCTGCGTGCGCTGCAGCGGGAACATAACATGGCTATCCTCTTCATCACCCACGACCTGGGCATCATTGCCCAGATTGCCTCCTACGTGGTGGTGATGTACCTGGGCCAGGTGGTGGAACGGGGGCCTGTGGAGGCGGTCTTCCGCCAGCCGCAACATCCCTACACCCAGGCGCTGCTGCGCTCCATCCCATCCATTTTTGCCCCTTCGCGCACCTTGCTGCCCACCATCGAGGGCTCCATCCCCCATCCCTTCAATCGGCCGCCGGGCTGCCCCTTTCATCCCCGCTGCCCGGCCTTCATGCCCGGCACTTGCGACCGGCATACCCCCACCCTGCAGCCGGTCAACGAGCGCCAGTGGGCCAGTTGTTTTCTGTACCATCCTCCTGTCATGGAACCCGAGCATCAAGGACAGGCACTGTGA